From one Rhopalosiphum padi isolate XX-2018 chromosome 2, ASM2088224v1, whole genome shotgun sequence genomic stretch:
- the LOC132922586 gene encoding GTP-binding protein 10 homolog yields the protein MFCFHKNLFITIVRQYSSSKKDAKPIRNYLKQNSKFLDSLRIHVKSGTGGFGFPRYGGEGGKGGDVCFVATEGMTLKDFLKKCPLKKIRAEMGGNSHSRRILGQNGEDKKVNVPTGITVYDDKNVLIGELNEPDSELIVVKGGEGGNKTNGYCGLRGESKSIKLELKLIADIGLVGFPNAGKSTLLKAISNAKPKIASYPFTTIRPNIGIMTYDDLRQISMADLPGLIEGAHCNIGMGHRFLRHVERTKLLLLVVDINGFQLNPKHKFRSCLDTVVLLNKELELYKEELLDKPAILVINKMDTEGSKEKYLEIKNQLENLDDAILSYPDEIKPSKAIKFDKILKISAKDQPDDVQRVKSTVRELLDVNEELNNNIEYKSLKSIKEQLRERGPVLV from the exons atgttttgttttcataaaaatttgtttataacaatTGTTCGTCAATACAGTTCGTCGAAAAAAGATGCAAAG cccatacgaaattatttaaaacaaaattccaAATTTTTAGATTCATTAAGAATACATGTAAAATCTGGAACTGGTGGTTTTGGTTTTCCCCGGTATGGTGGTGAGGGTGGTAAAGGAGGTGATGTTTGTTTTGTAGCGACAGaag gtaTGACACTGAaggattttttgaaaaaatgtccactaaaaaaaatacgagCAGAAATGGGTGGTAATAGTCATTCTAGACGTATACTTGGTCAAAACGGCGAAGATAAAAAAGTAAATGTACCTACTGGTATCACTGTTTATGatgataaaaatgtgttaattg GTGAGTTAAACGAGCCAGATTCTGAATTAATAGTTGTCAAAGGTGGAGAAGGAGGCAACAAAACAAATGGATATTGTGGTTTAAGAGGAGAAAGCAAATCTATTAAACttgaacttaaattaattgCTGATATTGGTCTAGTTGGCTTTCCAAATGCTGGAAAATCTACGTTGCTAAAAGCTATTTCTAATGCCAAACCAAAAATTGCTTCTTACCcat ttaCAACTATAAGACCTAATATTggtattatgacttatgatgaCTTGCGACAAATATCAATGGCAGACTTGCCAGGACTTATAGAAGGAGCTCATTGTAATATTGGAATGGGACATAGATTTCTTAGACATGTAGAGAGGACAAAATTACTTCTTCTTGTTGTTGATATAAATGGTTTTCAATTAAATCCCAAACATAAATTTCGATCATGTTTGGATAcagtagttttattaaataaa GAACTTGAGTTGTATAAAGAAGAACTACTAGATAAACCTGCTATATTAGTAATTAACAAAATGGACACTGAAGGTTCCAAAGAGAAATATTTAgagattaaaaatcaattagaaAATTTAGATG ATGCTATTTTATCATATCCTGATGAAATTAAACCATCTAAagctattaaatttgataaaattttaaaaatatcagctAAAGATCAGCCAGATGATGTGCAGCGAGTAAAATCAACAGTTCGTGAACTCTTAGATGTCAAtgaagaattaaataataatatagaatataaatctttaaaaagtatcaaAGAACAGTTAAGAGAACGTGGTCCTGTCctagtataa